A DNA window from Helianthus annuus cultivar XRQ/B chromosome 15, HanXRQr2.0-SUNRISE, whole genome shotgun sequence contains the following coding sequences:
- the LOC110910988 gene encoding 7-ethoxycoumarin O-deethylase: protein MEFLIIASLLLSYILIRATFSVLGVGRTRNLPPGPTWRPIIGNLQLLGDQPHESLAKLAQIHGPIMSLKLGHITTVVISSRTAAKQVLQKQDIAFSARHAPDAVHACNHAGHSVAWLPVCTEWRTLRRILNSNIFSNKSLEANQHLRSQKVEELIAYCRKASLSNDYVDIGRAAFRTSLNLLSNTIFSKDVINPYEDSGKEFKDAIGKIMEDAAKPNLVDFFPVLKKIDPQGIRRRMTCNMKKVLEIFDELIEERLRTGKFEQDDVLDVCLKFIQDNPNEINHTHIKSLVLDLFAAGTDTTSTTLEWAMAELLHNPHTLTKAKEELEEVVGKGKIVKEDDVLRLPYLSCVVKEALRLHPPAPLLLPRRVDKQVQLNGYTIPEGTQVLVNAWAIGRDPTIWDDSLEFKPERFLESMLDVRGQDFDLIPFGAGRRICPGLPLATRMVPIMLGSLLNNFDWNLDPKIKHETLDMTAKFGITLTKAKPLCVVPALIK, encoded by the exons ATGGAGTTTCTAATTATTGCGAGTCTGCTGTTATCTTACATCCTTATCCGAGCCACATTCTCAGTTCTTGGTGTTGGTAGAACCAGGAACTTGCCTCCAGGCCCAACATGGCGGCCAATCATCGGAAACCTCCAATTGCTTGGAGACCAACCACACGAGTCCCTAGCCAAACTAGCCCAAATCCATGGCCCAATAATGTCCTTAAAACTTGGTCACATCACCACAGTTGTCATCTCCTCCCGCACTGCCGCCAAACAAGTACTCCAAAAACAAGATATAGCTTTTTCCGCACGCCATGCCCCTGACGCGGTGCATGCTTGTAACCATGCAGGCCACTCTGTCGCATGGCTCCCTGTTTGCACTGAGTGGCGCACCCTCAGAAGGATCCTCAACTCCAATATCTTCTCCAACAAATCCCTTGAAGCTAACCAACACTTGAGGAGCCAGAAAGTTGAAGAACTAATAGCATACTGCCGGAAAGCTAGTCTATCTAATGATTATGTAGACATTGGTCGGGCTGCTTTCAGAACCTCGCTGAATCTTTTATCCAACACTATTTTTTCCAAGGATGTAATAAACCCGTATGAGGATTCAGGTAAAGAGTTTAAGGACGCGATTGGTAAAATTATGGAAGACGCTGCAAAGCCAAATCTTGTGGACTTTTTTCCGGTGTTGAAGAAGATAGATCCTCAAGGAATCAGAAGAAGAATGACTTGTAATATGAAGAAGGTACTTGAGATATTTGATGAGTTAATAGAAGAGAGGCTGCGAACGGGAAAATTTGAGCAAGATGATGTTTTGGACGTGTGTTTGAAATTCATTCAAGATAACCCAAATGAGATCAATCATACACACATAAAGAGTTTGGTTTTG GATTTGTTTGCCGCCGGCACTGATACAACCTCAACTACATTAGAATGGGCCATGGCAGAACTACTACACAACCCACATACATTGACTAAAGCAAAAGAAGAGCTTGAAGAAGTTGTTGGAAAAGGTAAAATCGTAAAAGAGGATGATGTCTTGAGGCTACCCTACTTATCGTGCGTTGTGAAAGAAGCCTTAAGACTGCACCCGCCAGCCCCCTTGCTCCTACCTCGAAGAGTTGATAAACAAGTACAACTCAATGGATACACCATCCCAGAGGGTACACAAGTGCTTGTGAATGCATGGGCCATAGGACGAGATCCAACCATATGGGATGACTCGCTAGAGTTCAAGCCAGAAAGGTTTTTGGAGTCTATGCTTGATGTTCGAGGTCAAGATTTCGATCTAATCCCGTTTGGTGCTGGACGAAGAATATGCCCAGGTTTGCCCCTTGCAACCCGTATGGTCCCTATCATGTTGGGGTCATTACTCAATAACTTCGACTGGAATTTGGACCCAAAAATTAAACACGAGACTTTGGACATGACTGCGAAATTTGGAATCACCTTAACGAAGGCGAAACCCCTCTGTGTGGTTCCAGCCCTAATTAAGTAG